One genomic region from Candidatus Glassbacteria bacterium encodes:
- a CDS encoding zinc ribbon domain-containing protein: MALIDCEICGKQVSEAANTCPHCGHPRRGEGIDETVLPVDDPRWLLDREINVFDVIGACATEAHRDFIRFLLFANSGALLIVFTLAGAKMEGAVALLKWPAFAFAIGLALAGGGVLIRHLTMRDVVPFRHDRLIELANRIPLPMLLHIPEVDRKAKWIIKLEICSFITFLAGVVIGLLGFFGIL; this comes from the coding sequence ATGGCCCTGATCGACTGCGAAATCTGCGGGAAGCAAGTGAGCGAAGCCGCAAACACCTGCCCCCACTGCGGCCACCCGCGCCGGGGGGAGGGGATCGACGAAACCGTATTGCCGGTCGACGATCCCCGTTGGCTTCTCGACCGCGAGATCAATGTATTTGACGTGATAGGCGCCTGCGCCACGGAAGCGCATCGCGACTTTATCCGCTTCCTGTTGTTCGCCAACTCCGGCGCGCTCTTGATCGTCTTCACGTTGGCCGGCGCAAAGATGGAAGGTGCTGTCGCCCTGCTCAAGTGGCCGGCCTTCGCCTTCGCTATCGGGCTGGCCCTTGCTGGCGGCGGGGTCTTAATTCGCCACCTTACGATGCGAGACGTTGTTCCGTTTAGACATGATCGGCTCATTGAACTCGCCAATAGAATCCCCTTGCCGATGCTGCTGCATATTCCGGAAGTGGATAGAAAGGCAAAATGGATAATCAAACTGGAAATCTGTAGCTTCATTACATTCCTAGCCGGCGTCGTCATTGGGCTCTTGGGGTTTTTCGGCATTCTGTAA